A single region of the Melioribacteraceae bacterium 4301-Me genome encodes:
- a CDS encoding LacI family DNA-binding transcriptional regulator encodes MKEKPVTLNDIAAKLNITPVTVSKALRNHPDISPKTTKLVKKTAAELGYLPNIIARNLAARKSNTIGVVLPKIEHSFFASIIESIYDIAEENGYEVILTISQEDNEREKRQIQTLLAMKVDGIIISISEKTRDTSIFELVKRRGVPLIFIDRIPDMENINKVAVDDRGGAFKATEHAIKIGYRKIGHFAGYTNINIGRERYLGFKDAMKKHKIKINPQWVIEGDYSEKHGYNSFMKLYKEKNLPDFIFTATYPIALGIYAAAAEVGLKIPDDLDLICFGNAKAIELLSPPLSCVDQSTQLISQHCMSILLENIIKGEEFKPKSVLIETDLIIRGTCVKYNRAK; translated from the coding sequence TTGAAAGAGAAACCTGTTACATTAAATGACATTGCAGCTAAACTTAACATTACTCCAGTTACAGTTTCAAAGGCACTTAGGAATCATCCTGATATATCACCTAAAACGACGAAGTTAGTAAAAAAAACAGCTGCTGAGTTAGGTTACTTGCCGAATATAATTGCAAGAAACCTTGCTGCAAGAAAATCTAATACTATCGGTGTTGTTTTACCTAAAATTGAACATTCCTTTTTTGCATCAATAATTGAAAGTATATATGACATCGCAGAAGAAAATGGCTATGAAGTTATTTTAACAATATCTCAAGAAGATAATGAACGAGAGAAAAGGCAGATACAAACATTGCTGGCAATGAAGGTAGACGGCATTATTATTTCTATATCAGAAAAAACACGTGACACATCAATATTTGAATTGGTCAAAAGGAGAGGAGTACCGCTAATATTTATTGATAGAATTCCTGATATGGAAAACATAAACAAAGTAGCAGTTGATGATAGAGGAGGTGCGTTTAAAGCAACTGAACACGCAATTAAAATAGGTTATAGAAAAATAGGTCACTTTGCTGGGTATACTAATATAAATATTGGTCGCGAACGTTATTTGGGTTTTAAAGATGCAATGAAGAAGCACAAGATTAAAATTAATCCTCAATGGGTAATTGAGGGTGACTATAGCGAAAAGCACGGATATAATTCTTTTATGAAATTATATAAAGAAAAAAACCTTCCAGATTTTATTTTTACAGCTACTTATCCAATTGCGTTAGGTATTTATGCGGCAGCAGCTGAAGTAGGTCTTAAAATTCCAGATGACCTTGATCTTATTTGTTTCGGCAATGCTAAAGCTATTGAACTTCTTTCACCTCCGTTAAGTTGTGTTGACCAATCAACACAATTAATAAGCCAGCATTGTATGTCAATTCTGCTCGAAAATATAATTAAGGGGGAAGAATTTAAGCCAAAAAGTGTATTAATTGAAACTGATTTAATTATACGTGGAACATGCGTAAAGTACAATAGAGCTAAGTAG